The Coffea arabica cultivar ET-39 chromosome 6e, Coffea Arabica ET-39 HiFi, whole genome shotgun sequence genome contains the following window.
tacagataaatacataatcaaaggtcggCCCAGTTTGGGTGGCACTAAAactggtggatgcaacaaataatctttaatcttgtcgaaagcctgttggcactcctcattccaatacaacggcacattctttctcaataatttgaacaacggctcgcatgtggcagttagttggccgatgaacctcccaatgaaattgatcttccctaagaagcttttcacgtccttctgagttttcggcactggcatatctcgaattgctttgattttcgccggatctatttctatgcccttcttgctaacaatgaatcccaacagcttacccgcaggtgctccaaaggcgcatttcgcaggatttaacttcaaattgtacttccgcaaTCTTTCGAATaacttcttcaaatcaaccaaatggtcctctgccctcttagacttgattatgatgtcatccacgtagacctccatctcccggtggatcatatcatgaaataaggttgtcatggtcctctgatacgtTGCTCctgcattctttaaaccgaaaggcatgactcggtagcaaaaggtaccccaaggggtaatgaaagcagttttctccctatcctcttctgccatcaaaatttggtggtagccagcaaaacaatcgcaaaaggattcaatctcatgtccggcagtattgtctaagagaatgtgaatgtttggtagagggaaatcatctttaggactggctttattaaggtctctataatcaacgcaaactcgcacctctccattcttttttggaacagggactggatttgaaagccaaattgggtaatgggaaacaatgataatgttggttttgagttgtttttcaatttgctcttttattttgaggctcatatcgGGTTTGAACTTTCTGGGTTTTtgctttacgggtggaaaagaagggtctgtgggtaacctatgcactaccacgtcagttgaaatgccagtcatatcatcataggaccatgcAAAGACATCTTGGAACATAGTCaaaaattcaagcatctcctttttctgcctctcattcaaatgaatactaatttgcacctccttaacttcatcctcagtgccaatgttaaccttttctgtttcttccaggttcggttttggtttttcctcatattgttcaaggtcctttgcaaaagaatcgaatacctcctcattatcactctcgctttggagttcggattcacagacctccaagtcatgagtgatatagagattgccgttattgaattccagaattgtgatatccaaagggtcaaataattttatttttggccatctgaaagaattaatgaatgtgggataataagcaaataagcatacaacaaacaaatggtcAAGCAATACAACGAAGATATAAACAaatgaataaacaaaacaacatgacaagaacaacttgtacattttcataaaacctttgattgaaagcaaatggaaatgaaaacttaacaatatttacatgcgaAAATGTTAGTCAAAAagtaaaattgttttcattggctatttacagatgcaacttttcatgaattcacatgaatgataaacccctttcagtttaccgaaactccttccgaacgggcaggaactcggctgtccaattgggaattgatccttcggggatgtcaggaaattcagcttcgcctggaacactatcttcaaatgttgccccaacgaacaattgggccaaactagcttcaatttcgtcaactgggttgatttctgacatgatcacctcggctggtcgtgggaaagtataatgcaggggtggaatgtcaagagccctttgccttccttctttctccGCTTTCTTGCGCTCCTTCATTTCTCTGATATCCTTAGCAGTCGGTCGGAAACCCAAACCAAACGAATCATTTTTCTCCACAATCTCCACTGGCTTTAAAATTCCTTGCAGATCTCGTCCCAGCCCTTTGTCAAATTCATAGCCTCCACGGATCATCTCCttagccatcatgacactggccCTTGATAGAGCTTGCTCCTCCTTTGTTATCCAACTGACGGAGACAATATCAGATGTGCTATGAGGGGTCACTGTGGAGCTTCGGCTACCCTCTTCTTTGGACTCGGAATCGATGATTACAAGGCAATCCTCTTCGGCAAATATAGTTATCAGCTTGTCATTTACTACAAATTTCAACAACTGATGTAATGAAGAAGGCACCGCCCCagacttgtgaatccatggcctGCCAAGCAAAACGTTGTAAACACTAGGaaagtgcatgacttggcagGTTATTTGAAACTGGGCGGGTCCCATTTCAACTACTAAATCCACTTCTCCTATTGGCTCTCTTTGTGCTCCATCAAAACCTCGAACtatggtccctgaaggcctcagcttgatGTCTTGCAATCCCAGCTTTTCCAAGGTgctccaaggacagatattaagcgCGGATCCATTATCAATCAAAACCTTCGGCAGCCTTTTCCCATTGCACCTAACAACTATGTACAGGGCcttgttatgtccaatgccttccGCCGGCAATTCATCGTCAGAAAAAGTAATTTGCTTGGTGAATAACACACTCCCAACCACGTGCGAAAAATTATCAACAGAAATGTCCCTAGGGATTTGAGCTTTAGTCAATACCTCGATCAACGCATCCCTATGCACATCTGAAGAAAAAAGTAAATCCAACATGGATATCTGGGCAGGTGACTTGCTTAGCTTCTCAATCACATTGTATTCACTTCTCTGGAGCCTTTTAAGAAAATCCAAGGCTTCCTTCTCAGTGATTGTTGGTTTGGCGGGTGGCTCGGAATTATTTGCTTGAATCGGAATGGTAGCTTCAAATGGACTTACGATTTTCCCTGATCTGGTGACCACTGACACTTCTTCCTTCGCGATTGACTTTTCCCCAATCTGTACAGTAGGTTCATTGTAATTCCATGGCACTTGTTGCAGACTCAGAACAGGCTCCTGCTTCGGGAATTCGATGATTACTGGCTCCAAAGCCTCACTCTCCGCTGGCGTGAGATCCAAAACAAAGGGCTTTTCGTCCTCTTCAAATGGCAATTCTATGACAAAGggttggtctgtgaccccaaacacttcagcttccCTTGTCAATTCTTTGACCGGTTCCACATACTCCGTATCATCCAGAATAACCCCAATGATATTGGCATGTTCCGGTAAAGGGTTCCTATTTACGTTCGGCCCTTGCGCCTCCCTTTTCCGGATTACAATCTCCCCGGCTTCAACCATATCTTGGATTTTATGCTTAAGCGCCTTGCAATCAAAGGTGGCATGTCCGGGGGccccagaatgataagcacagacagctTGTGGATTATACCACGCGGGCATGCCATATGGgtaggtaggagggggtactGTACTAATTTTCCCGGCGGCCTTCAActggtcatacaattggtccagaggcctgcctaaattggtGAATGTACGGCTAGGTggtcggttgtaaggttcaggaggttgaggatggttgtaaacaggtctatttggtggaggaaatcttaggttatatggagggcgaggtcggttttgaggtggatttggttgggaaatttgaaaaggggctgaaaGTGGGTTAGGATaacttgggcgaggtcgagggtggtggatgttggtgGTATATACAGGATGCGGGTTTGAGTAGTAAGGGTAATGTGGTTGGTAGGTTGGAttgtgttggtatcggggtcggggtgaagggttttggttccaaataaaggttgcatccccctccttctttttgaacggcggctttttcacattgcttccttgaccttgtaaagcatccaactgggatttgagagCAGAGACGTTGACAATTTTCCCGGCTCTTACAAAGTCATCaaactcttccaatttattcacaatggcagcaaatgaacaaccagtcatacggaaaatttcttcgaaatatggaggatcatgcgcctttatgaatgtgcgaataatttcatcctcggtcatcggaggctccactttcgcagctatctttctccatctcttggcatatgtcttatgatcttcagatggtcgcCTCTTCGTTCCTTCCAAAGTAGTTCGGGTTGGTGCCAGCTCacagttatactcatattgtCTGATGAAGGCATTGGACAGATCG
Protein-coding sequences here:
- the LOC140009911 gene encoding uncharacterized protein, giving the protein MPAWYNPQAVCAYHSGAPGHATFDCKALKHKIQDMVEAGEIVIRKREAQGPNVNRNPLPEHANIIGVILDDTEYVEPVKELTREAEVFGVTDQPFVIELPFEEDEKPFVLDLTPAESEALEPVIIEFPKQEPVLSLQQVPWNYNEPTVQIGEKSIAKEEVSVVTRSGKIVSPFEATIPIQANNSEPPAKPTITEKEALDFLKRLQRSEYNVIEKLSKSPAQISMLDLLFSSDVHRDALIEVLTKAQIPRDISVDNFSHVVGSVLFTKQITFSDDELPAEGIGHNKALYIVVRCNGKRLPKVLIDNGSALNICPWSTLEKLGLQDIKLRPSGTIVRGFDGAQREPIGEVDLVVEMGPAQFQITCQVMHFPSVYNVLLGRPWIHKSGAVPSSLHQLLKFVVNDKLITIFAEEDCLVIIDSESKEEGSRSSTVTPHSTSDIVSVSWITKEEQALSRASVMMAKEMIRGGYEFDKGLGRDLQGILKPVEIVEKNDSFGLGFRPTAKDIREMKERKKAEKEGSQ